GCGCAGCTCCTCGAGCGAGTAGAGGAAGAACGGCATGCGCTGCTTGATCATGAACGGGTCGAACGGCAGGTCGCCGCGCATGTGCGTGCGGTCGTGGATGAGGTCCCACATCACGAAGACCTCCTCGGTGAGCCGCTGATCGTCGAGCATCGCGGCGACGTCGGCGGGCAGGTCGAGCTTCGTGACGTCGACGGCGGCGCGCACGACGCGGCGGAAGCGCGCGGCCTCGCGGTCCTGGAAGATCGCGCCCCACGTGAAGGTGGGGATCTCGCGCATCGCGACGGTCTCGGGGAAGAGCACGGCCGAGTTCGTGTCGTAGCCGGCGGTGAAGTCGATGAAGCGCAGCGGCACGAAGAGCGCGTTCGAGTAGTCGGTCGCCTCGAGGTCGGCGATGAACTCGGGCCAGATGACCTCGACGAGCACGGCCTCGACGAGACGGTTCGACGAGCCGTTCTGCGTGTACATGGGGAAGACGACGAGGTGCTGCAGGCCGTCGACGCGGTGCTGCTGCGGCTGGAAGTGCAGCAGCGAGTCGAAGTGGTCGGGCACGTCGAAGCCGCGCTCGGCCCAGCGCTCGAAGTCGATCGCCGACTGCTCGAGGTACTCGGCGTCGTGGGGGAAGAGCGGGGCGAGCTCGCGCATGCCGGCGACGAGCTCGGCGACGTGTGCGCGGGCGGCGTCGTGGTGCGCCGCATCCTCGATCGCGCCCGTCTTGGACTGCACGGGCTGCAGCGCGGTTGCGGCGGCCTTGAGGCGCAGCCATGCGGGGTGCTGCGCGAGCTCGGTGGTCGAGAGGGGCGTGGCGATGGTCACGTCAGAGCCTTCCTGGCGGGCGATCGGGGGATGCATCCAGCGTAGGAAGGGCTGCTCGCACAAGGATTGTGCGCGGGGGTCACTTTGCTGCGCGTTCCGTGCGTCGCGACGATGCGCAGCGCGCGGCGCAGGTTCGTTGCGTGCGCGATCGGATGCGGCGTGCGGGCGGGGCGATCAGGACGCCGCGACCAGCGCCACCGCGAGCCCCGCGAGCCACGACGCGACCACGGCGGCGCACGCGATGGCCGGCCAGCGGATCGCGCGGCTGCGGCGGGCGAGCTGCACGGCGCCGCCGACGATGCCGACGACGACCGCGGCCGCCGGCGCGACGAGCATGAGCACGATCGCGAGCGGGCCCGACGTCTCGTCGCACGGCTGCAGCGCCACGGGGCACGGCTGCGACACGACGAACAGCGGCACGAGGCCGAGCGTGCCGAGGGCCGCGACGAGCGCGACCGACAGCACCATGAGCGCCACGACGCGCAGCGGGCTCTCCGGCCGCCGCGCCTGCGCTCCGTCTGCCTCCACGCATCCTCCGATCGCGGCCAGCATGGCACGGCGAGCAGGTCGCGCGGCGGGTGCGGGCGACGCGGACGAGCCCACCCGCACGTCGACGGTCGACGTGCGAGTGGGCTCGATCGATGCGATCAGGTCAGCGCTGCGCGAGCACCCGCTGACGACGCACGACGAGCGTGACCGCGCCGGCTGCGAGCAGCAGCATGGCCGCGAGCAGCGAGCCCGTCACCTCGCCACCCGTCACGGGCAGCGAGCCTCCACCGGCGCCGCCGGCAGCGGGCGGTGTCGTGGGTGCGGGCGAGGCAGGCGGCATCGTGGGCGGCACTGCAACCGCGGCCACCGTGAACCCCTGACCCTCGGACGGCGCAGACCGGTCCGCGGCGTCACCCGTGAACTGGGTCGCCGATGCGACGTAGTCGCCGGCCTCGAAGTCCGCCGACGTCGTCCAGGTGCCATCCTCGGCGACCGTCGCGGTGACGACCGTCGGAGCCGCGAGCGCCGCGGTCGCGACGTCGCCGGTCGGCGCCTGCGCCGACGCGATGGCAACCTCGACCGTCGCACCGGCGATGCCCGTGCCCGAGAAGGTCACGGTCGCGCCGTCGACGACAGGCTCGTCGAGCGTCGGCGCAGCCAGCGGCGTGACGACGGGTGCGACCTCGAAGAAGATCGTGCGAGCGATCTCCTGCGCGACGCGCTCGCCGTCCGCGTCCTCCTGCTGCGTGAACGTGTTCGCGAACAGCTGGCCCTCGGGCAGGCCGTCGAAGATCGCGGTGACCTCGAACGCGCCGTCGTCGCCGACGATCGCCGTGCCTGCGACGGCCAGGCCGCCGCGACCGTCGAAGTACTCGACGACGATCGTGTTGCCGGGCTCGCCGGTGCCGACGTAGGCGACGCCCGCGCGCGGGTTCGCGATCGTGGTGCCCTCCTCGGGCGTCGCGAGCGTGAAGTCGATCTCCATCGCAGGCGCCTCGGGCAGCACGATGTCGACGAAGCGCGCGCCGGGGCGCTCGACGCCGTTCGCGTCGGTCGCCGCCGCGACGACCCGGATCTCCGTCTCGCCGAAGCTCGCGTTCGAGAAGTCGGTCGTCGGCACCGTCCACGTGCCGTCGTCCTCCACCGTCGTCTGGCCGGCGAGGTACGAGCCGAGCTGCTGACCCGAGTACCGCAGGGTCACGGTGTCGCCCGGCGCGCCGGTGCCCGTGAAGGCGGGCGTGATCGAGTCGACCATCTCGCCGCTCTCGGGGCTCGTGACAGTGAACGGGCTCGCCTCGACGGGAGCCACGGCGAAGTTGAACGTGCGACCGATCTCGGCTGCGACCGGCTCGCCCGCCGGGTTCGTCTGCTGCGTGAACGTGTTCGCGAACGTCTGGCCGGCAGGCAGGTCGCGGAACGTCGCGAAGACGTCGAAGCGACCGCCCTGGTCGACCTGGCCCGTGCCGGCCGTGGCGAGGCCGCCGCGGCCGTCGAAGTAGCGCACCGTGATGGTGTTGCCCGCATCGCCCGTGCCGACGAAGTGCACGATGTTGAGGAAGTCGGCGCGAGTCTCGCCCTCGACGGGCGACTCGAGCGTGAAGGCGTTCGCCGCCGGCACCGGGGCGGTGGGGAACGTGATGGTGATGAAGTACGTGTCGGTCTCGACGCCGCCCGGCGTCGTCTCGACCGCGCGCACGCGCGTCTCCGTCTCACCCGGATTCGCCGACGCGAACGACGTCGGCGTCGACCAGGTGCCGGCGTCACCGACGACCGTGCTGCCCGCGACGTAGCCGCCGAGGTTCTGACCGCTGTACGAGAGCGTGACCGTGTTGCCCGTCGTGCCGACGCCCGAGAACGTCGGGGTCGTCGAGTCGACCATCGAGCCGTTCGCAGGGCTCTGCACGGCGAACGGCTGCTCGACGGCGAAGGCCGAGGGTGCTGCGACCAGCGCGGCGGCGGCTGCGAGCGCCAGCGACACCCCCGCTGCGGCGACTCGAGATCGGAGGGAGAGGCGGCGACGCCCCTCCCATCTGGTGGTGGCGTGCGTCATCGTCGACTCTCTCTGCTCCGAAGCGGCGTCGGAAGCGAGGGACCTCGCAGCGACGCGCCTGTGCAGAAGGTTCGGTGCCGACCGTCGCATCAGCTTGTGCCGATTGCGCCAATGATTCGGCGAATTCCTTGCGCCCTTCGCGTCTGGCGTGGCGAAGGATCCTCAGCCAGCCCTAGAAGATCATCGGGCGATCGTCGTCGAGCTCGGTCTCGACGTCGATGTCGACCACGACGGGCACGTGGTCGCTCGGGGCGTCGCCCGCACGCTCGCCCGAGTCGATGCGGGCGCCCGTCACGAGCTCGGCGAACGGGGCGGTGCCGAGCACGAAGTCGATGCGCATGCCCTCGCCCTTCTGCCAGCGGCCCGCCTTGTAGTCCCAGTACGTGTAGCCGGCGGCGCGGTCGCGCACGACGTCGACCATGCCGAGGCGCTCGAACGTGCGGAACGCCTCGCGCTCGGGCTCGCTCACATGCGTCGACTCGGCGAACGCCGCGATGTCCCACACGTCGTGGTCGAACGGCGCGATGTTGAAGTCGCCCATGAGCGCGAGCGGCATGCGCTGCCACGTCTTCGCGTGCTCGGCGAGGATGCGCAGCCACTCGAGCTTGTACGCGAGGTGCGGATGCCCCAGGTCGCGACCGTTCGGCACGTACAGGCTCCACAGCCGCACGCCCTCGACGGTCGCCGCCATCGCGCGGGCCTCGACGACGGGCTCGCCCGTGTTCGCGTAGCCGGGCTGGTCGTCGAACTGCCGCACGACATCCACCATCGGCAGGCGCGACGCGATCGCGACGCCGTTCCACTGGTTCGTGCCGTGCGCCTCGACGTGGTAGCCGGCGGCCTCGAACTGCTCGTAGGGGAACTGGTCGACGCGGCACTTGATCTCCTGCATCGCCAGCACGTCGACGTCGGAGCGCTCGAGCCAGTCCACGATGCGCCCGACACGGGTGCGGACGGAGTTCACGTTCCAGGTCGCGACGCGCATGGGATCAGCCTATTTCGTGGGGCGGACATGGGATGCGCGGCGGCGCGCGTCCACCAGGTTGCCGAGGGCGACGATGCCGATCGGGCCCGCGATCGCGGCGAGGCCGCTGGCGATCGCCAGGAGGCGCAGCGCCAGGTCGACGTCGGAATCGGTGACGGCCGCCATGTATCGGTACAGCCACGCGCCGCGGCCGGTCGGCCTGTCGAGGTCGCCCTCGGTCGCGATCGAGCCCGTGATCCAGACGCCCGCGAGCCCGGCGACGAGGCCGACGGTCGAGAGCGCGAGCAGGAGACGCTCGACGTTCGAGAGCCGTCGCTCCGGCTCCCTGCCGCGTCTTCCCACGCATCCCCCTTCGTCCGTCTCGATCCTGGCAGGCGCACCACGACACGAGGCCCGCATCCCGTGCCGGGATGCGGGCCTCGCGCAGCGCGGCGGGGATCAGCCCGCGAACGCCATCTCGTTGGGCGCCGCATCCAGCGACGCGGTCGCGAGGGTCTCGCCCGAGTCGAGGTCGATCGCGACGATCTGCAGGCTGTCGGGATCGGTCACGTACGCCGTGTGGCCCTCGACGACGAGGTACGGGTGAGCCGTCTGCCACTCGATGGGGTTCTCCCACGCCTCGATCGCCGGGTACGAGGCGACGAGCTCGCCCGACTCGTCGATGCCGTGCAGCTGACCGTCGGTGCCGACGAACCACAGGCCGCCGTGGTGGTCGCGCTCGACCGTCTGCCACGTGTACTCGACGCCCTCGGGCAGGTCGACGATCTGCCACGTGCCCGCGGCGGTGTCGACGAGGCCGAAGCGGTGCAGCACGTTGCCCTCGGCGTCGGGGTCGTCGCGGTAGTCGGTGAAGGCGATCGCCGACTCGTCGGTCGTGTAGAGGTTGCCGACGCGGCCGAACTCGTCGGGGCTGTCGAGCTTCGTGAACGCGCCGTCGCCGTACAGCAGCACGCCGTCCTGGCAGCCGATGAGCACGTGCTCGTCGGCGGCGACGCCCTCGCCGTGCACGGAGGGGCACGACTCGTCGCGCGCGGTCTCGGTGCCGTCGACGTCGAGGATGCGCACGCCGGTGCGGGCCTCCTCGGTGCCGAGGGTCGACACGATCGTGCCGTCCTCCAGCTCGACGGCGACGCCGTGGTGCGCTGCCTCCGACTCGTGCGCCGTCACGTCGGCGGGCAGGGCGGCGCCGTCGGTGAGGCTGTCGGCGTCGAACGTCCAGAAGTCGCCGGTCGCGTCGTCGAAGAGCACCGTGCGGCCACCGTGCAGCACGACGTGACCGGGGGCGGCGCCCTCGAAGACCGCGCCCGTGAGCGCGGGGTCGGCGTCGGTCGACGCGCCCGTCGCGAGCACCTCGAAGCCGGCGCTCGTGCTGAGGAACACGTGCTCGCCGTCGCCTGCGGGGTTGACGCGCACGAAGTCGTCGTCGAGCGCGACGGTCTCGCCGATCTGCTCGAGCGTGTCGGCGTCGAGCACGACGACGCCGCCCTCGACGGCGAGGGCGAGACGGCCGGCGTGGTCGTGCGCCTCCTCGGCCGAGGGGTCGGATGCGGCGGGCTCGGCCTCGGCGGTCGAGCACGCCGCGAGGGCGAGCGCGGCCGCGGCGGCGACGGCGATGGCCGACGTCGTGCGCGTGCGGTGGCGGGGATGGTGCATGGGGTTCCTCTCGGTGGGGGATGGGTGGGGTGGAGCTCGTGGGTCAGCCGGTGACGGCGAGCAGCGTCGCGTCGGGGGCGAGGACCGTGACCTCGCCGTCGTCGAGATCGATCGCGACGGCGCCGTCGGCGGCGATCGCGAAGGCGCGGTCGGCGTCGAGGGCGATCGGATGCTGCGGGTCGACGCCGCTCGTGCCGGCGAGCTCGGCGTCCGTGGCGTCGAGCACGGCGAGCGTGCCGTCGGCGCGCACGACGACGAGGCGTTCGGCGTCGTCGCCGACGGCGGCGACCTGCGTCGCGGCGCCCGTCGGCACGAGCGTCCACGTGCGCGCTCGGGTGTCGAGCATCCATGCGCTCGCGCCGTCGGCGGCGAGGCCCGCGACCGTCGGGCGGTCGCCACGGCCCGTGAGGCTCGCGGGAGCAGGGGCGCCGTCGGGCATCGGGATGGGCTCGGCGGCGACGTTCGGGCCGTCGACCGTCACGAGCACGGCGCCCTCGGCGCAGAGCACGGCGGCGCCGACGCGCGTCGCGACCGCATCCCGCGGGTCCGTGCACGCGGCGAGCGGGGCGAGCGCGCCGGCGTCGACGAGGCCGACGGCACCGTCGGAGGCGGCGACGACGTGCCCTCCGACGACCGACGCGACGGCGCCGGGCGCGAGCGTGGCGAGGTCGGTGGCGGCGAGCTCGCCGTCGTCGAGCGCGTCGGGGTCGAGCGCGACGATGCGTCCGTCGGCACCGACGACGATCGTCGTCGTCGCGCTCGAGGCGATGCGCACCGGGCTCTCGAGGTCGAGCGTGCCGAGCACGCGCGGCGTGCCGACGTACGAGTGCGCGTGGTCGCCGTGCGGCACCGTCCAGGCGCCGCCGTCGACGATCGTCGCGCCGTCGGGCGTCGAGAGCGCCACGAGGCGGCCGTCGGTCGCGATCGCCGTGGCGCCAGGCACCTCGCCGACCGGCTCGGCGTCGCCCGACGCGACGTCGACGACCGTCACGGCGCCGTCGGCATCGACCGCGACGACGGTGCGCTGCGGGGCGTCGACCTCCTCGGCGCGGTCGGGCGCGGCGAGATCGGCCGACGCCGACGGCGTGGACGCGGGTTCGGGTTGCGGCGTCGCGCAGGCGGCGAGCGCGGTCGCTGCGGTCAGGGTCGCCGCCATGGCGAGGGTCAGGCGGCGGATGCGGATGGGCGGGGCGTCGGGGCGCGCTACGGCGGCGCGCGGCGGCGTGGGGATGCGGATGGGGGCTCCTCGGTCGGTGGTCGCTGTGGACCTGCGACGAAGTTATTGAGAATGATGCTCAATCGCAAGTCGAGGACGGCGCGCGAGATGCTGCGCAGCGGGTGGGCACGTGCGCATCGCGCGTGCCCACCCGCTCAGGAGCACTCCGCGCGCATCCACGACTCGCCCGCGACACGGCGTCACCCCATCCGCATCCCGGGCATGGCGCATCGGGCAGGATGAGCGCATGGCGCTGCCGCTCCGCGAGCTCTACCTCGACGCGCTCGAGCTGTTCACCGCCGAGGCGCTCGCGGCCTCGGACTCGCTCGGGCTGCCGTCGGCGTGCGAGGGGTGGGCGATCGCCGACGTCGTGCTGCACCTCGTCGAGACGCAGCGCGGCAACGTCATCGCGCCGCTCACGGGCGACGTCGCCCCCATCGGGCCCACCTCGGCCCGTGCCGACGTGGCCGCCGTGCGCGCCATCGGCGTCTGGGAGCGCACCGCCCGCGAGGCGATGGCCGCCGTCGACGCGTGCGACGACGATCGCCTGCCGCTGCTGTACTTCCCGACGATGGACCTCACGATGCACGCGTGGGACATCCGCTGGGGCGTCGCCCGCATCGGCCTCGCCGAGCGGCTCGAGCTGCCCGAGTCGCTGCTCGCGTTCGCCGAGGGGCTGCCGTCGCGCGTCGACTCCGACGCCGTGCGCTCGCCCGTCGCGTTCGCGGATGCGGTGCCCGCGCCGGCGGGTGCGTCGCGCACGACGGCGATCATGGCGTGGGCGGGCCGGCGGGTCTGAGCCCGCGCTGCGTTCGGCACGAGGCGACGCTGTGCGCGCCGTGCCGTGCGACACGCACCGGAAGGTGCTCTCAGCGTCGCCTCGTGCACGACGCCGCCGTGCACCGACCATGCCTCAGCCCTGAGTAGCCTGGAGCCGTGACCGCGCGCGACGACCTCATCCAGCTCATCCGCGACGAGGCCGTCTTCCACGGCGACTTCGTGCTGACCAGCGGCAAGCGCGCGACGTACTACGTCGACATGCGCAAGCTGTCGCTCGACCACCGCGGCGCCCCGCTCATCGGCGACGTGCTGCTCGACCTCATCGCCGACATCCCCGACGTCGCCGCGGTCGGCGGCCTCACGATGGGTGCCGATCCGCTCGCGAACGCCGTCATGCACCGCGGCCTGGCGCGCGGGCTCGCGGTGGATGCATTCGTGGTGCGCAAGGAGCCGAAGGACCACGGCCGCGGCCGGCAGGTCGAGGGTCCGGATCTCGCGGGCAAGCGCGTCGTCGTGCTCGAGGACACCTCCACGACGGGTGGCAGCCCGATCAAGGCGATCGAGGCGCTGCGCAAGGTGGGCGCCGAGGTCGTGGCCGTCGCGGTCATCGTCGACCGCTCGACGGGTGCGCAGGCGGCGATCGAGGCGGCCGGCGTCGAGTACCGCGCGGCGATCCACCTCGCCGACCTGGGCCTCGACCCCCAGTGACCCCACAGATGTGAGGTTTTCGGCCTCTTTTGACATCAAAAGGGGCCGAAAACCTCACATCTGTGCCGAGCAGGACGAGACGAGAGGAGACGGATGGGCGGCGTGCTCATCGGGTTCGCGATCATCGCGTTCGTGATCCTCGTCGGCTGGCTGCTCGCCCGCGCGAAGGTCGTCTCGCAGGACGACCGCCTCGTGCTCAACAAGGTCGCGTTCTTCGGCGCGAGCCCCGCGCTGCTGTTCACGGTGCTCGCCGCATCCGACATCCGCGTGCTGTTCTCGGGTGTGCTGCTCGTCGCGCTGCTGATGTTCGTCGCCGTCGCGCTCATCTACATCGTGATCGCGCGCCTGCTCTTCACGAAGGACGTCGGCCGCATCGCGATCGGCGCCTCGACGTCGGGCTACTCGAACGTCAACAACATCGGCCTGCCCGTCGCCGTCTACGTCATCGGCGACGCGCAGTTCGTCGGCCCCATGATCATGCTGCAGCTGCTCGTGCTCGCCCCCGTGCTGCTCGGCGTGCTCGACGTCGTGCGCGCCGGCAAGGCGTCGTTCTGGGGCATCGTCACGCAGCCGCTGCGCAACCCCATCCTGATCGCGTCGGTGCTCGGCGCGCTCGTGTCGCTCACGGGGCTGCAGATCCCGGATCCGGTGCTCGCGCCGCTCGGGATCCTCGGCGGTGCTGCGGTGCCGCTCATGCTGCTGGCGTTCGGCATCTCGCTCGGCGGCGACAAGCCGCTGCGGCGCGGCTCGGGACGCAAGGAGATCCTGCTCGCGACGGCGCTGAAGTCGTTCGCGGCGCCCGCGATCGCGTTCGTGCTCGCGCGCTTCGTGTTCCAGCTGCCTGCCGACCTCGTCTACGCGTGCACGGTGATGGGCGCGCTGCCGACGGCGCAGAACATGTACCAGTACGCCCTGCGCTATCAGACCGGTCAGGTCGTCGCGCGCGACGTCATCCTGCTCACGACGATCCTGTCGCTGCCGGTGATGCTGCTCGTGGCGTGGCTGCTGCATCCGTAGCGCTGCGCGTCGAGCGCTTCGGCCCCGTGGGTGCCGTTCGTTGCGAGGTCACGACTTTCGGGGTTCGATTGGCCCACTAGGAGCCGGGAGGTCGAGTTTGGTGAGGTTCGTCGATGTTGATCCGGACGTGTTCAAAGCAAGAGAACGCCCACGCTGGGCCGCGCTCGTTCAAGCGCTGGAAAGTGTCCCGCCTGATTTCTCCTTCACTCGGCCCGGGCGGGGCTTCTTGGCGCGGGTCGGTGCGTGGGCGCTGATCGGAGCCGGTCTACTGGCACTGTTGTTGCTCCACATGGCCACGAGCGAGCCGAGTTTGGCTGTCCTCGGTTACCTCTCGCCCTTTCCGCTCTGGGTGGGGCTCCCATGGATAGTGGGCGCTCTAGTGAACTCGCCTCGCAGAAAACGCCGGACCGCGTTGGAAGTGCGCATGCGGACATTCCTCGTCGACAGCGACTACGAGGGTCGCAAGAGGCGCAGGGACGCGAGACGAGCCGAGCGCGACAGGGATGATCGTCGCTACTACCCACGCGCACGGAGTCGTGGCAGTCGGTTCCGCTGAATGCGGTTCTTGCGCCTGGTCGACGCCGGACTGGGAGCGGAGGGGCGGGCCCAGCCCGCAGAGCCATCATCGCGGTCACGGTCAGCACCACCAAGTCGAACGAATCCGCATGCTTGGTGCGATCAGAGATCGTCGTCTCGTGCGTGACTCCGGGAAGACAATGTGTCGAGCTGCGGCAGGCGGCGTCTGTGGATGATGTTTCCGACTGTCGCCGGACTTCGCGAGATAGCGTTCGAATCGTGACCGCTGAGTACCACTCCATCTGGCAGGTCTTGCCGCAGGCGACACGCGACCGTCTGAGACGAGGGGAAGATGCCACGCACGAAGACGCGGCAGCCATCCTGCGCGCACCCCACGGGTCGAAGTCACACGTGCGCTGGGTGGAGCAGCCAGAACCGGGGAGCTGGCAGTTGACCCCCGAGTGCCGGTGGTGGTGTTCGCAGCAGTCATCCGGTCTGTAAGTTGTAGCGCGACGCAGAGTTGGCCGCCTCGGGCGCTGGACGGCCTCGTAGGTGTCGAGGTTTGCGCAGGCGATGGCCAACCCGTCTTCAGTGCGTGGGTTAGTCCGCGCTCTCTCTGGCCGACGGGTGAGTACTCCCCGGACGGTTCCGCCGTCCCGTATCGCCGTCGCGGCTACGCGCCGTCTGGCGTCGGGCCAAAGGCGAGCGCAGCCGTTGTATCTCTGCAGCAACGTGCGGCACTCTTTCGTCTTCGGGCCCATCGCCCTCGGCCCGACGTCGTCACCGCGCGACCTCGGGCACTCAGCAACCTCGATCTCGCCGGAGGCTGGCTGATCGCCGAGGACCGCACGCGCGCCGCCGCAGACGCGCTCGCTCGAGCGTCCTGCGGACCGGTTGCGGACTCAGCGACAGCGGGTCAGGCCAGCAGCGCCGTGATCGCCGGGACGGTCAGCACCGCCACGTAGTAGCCCATGAACTGCACGCCCGTGTGCATCTGCACGAGCTTGTTGAGCAGGCCTCCGACGAGGCCGACCGTGATC
The sequence above is a segment of the Agrococcus jejuensis genome. Coding sequences within it:
- a CDS encoding AEC family transporter translates to MGGVLIGFAIIAFVILVGWLLARAKVVSQDDRLVLNKVAFFGASPALLFTVLAASDIRVLFSGVLLVALLMFVAVALIYIVIARLLFTKDVGRIAIGASTSGYSNVNNIGLPVAVYVIGDAQFVGPMIMLQLLVLAPVLLGVLDVVRAGKASFWGIVTQPLRNPILIASVLGALVSLTGLQIPDPVLAPLGILGGAAVPLMLLAFGISLGGDKPLRRGSGRKEILLATALKSFAAPAIAFVLARFVFQLPADLVYACTVMGALPTAQNMYQYALRYQTGQVVARDVILLTTILSLPVMLLVAWLLHP
- the pyrE gene encoding orotate phosphoribosyltransferase — translated: MTARDDLIQLIRDEAVFHGDFVLTSGKRATYYVDMRKLSLDHRGAPLIGDVLLDLIADIPDVAAVGGLTMGADPLANAVMHRGLARGLAVDAFVVRKEPKDHGRGRQVEGPDLAGKRVVVLEDTSTTGGSPIKAIEALRKVGAEVVAVAVIVDRSTGAQAAIEAAGVEYRAAIHLADLGLDPQ
- a CDS encoding LPXTG cell wall anchor domain-containing protein, with the protein product MSLALAAAAALVAAPSAFAVEQPFAVQSPANGSMVDSTTPTFSGVGTTGNTVTLSYSGQNLGGYVAGSTVVGDAGTWSTPTSFASANPGETETRVRAVETTPGGVETDTYFITITFPTAPVPAANAFTLESPVEGETRADFLNIVHFVGTGDAGNTITVRYFDGRGGLATAGTGQVDQGGRFDVFATFRDLPAGQTFANTFTQQTNPAGEPVAAEIGRTFNFAVAPVEASPFTVTSPESGEMVDSITPAFTGTGAPGDTVTLRYSGQQLGSYLAGQTTVEDDGTWTVPTTDFSNASFGETEIRVVAAATDANGVERPGARFVDIVLPEAPAMEIDFTLATPEEGTTIANPRAGVAYVGTGEPGNTIVVEYFDGRGGLAVAGTAIVGDDGAFEVTAIFDGLPEGQLFANTFTQQEDADGERVAQEIARTIFFEVAPVVTPLAAPTLDEPVVDGATVTFSGTGIAGATVEVAIASAQAPTGDVATAALAAPTVVTATVAEDGTWTTSADFEAGDYVASATQFTGDAADRSAPSEGQGFTVAAVAVPPTMPPASPAPTTPPAAGGAGGGSLPVTGGEVTGSLLAAMLLLAAGAVTLVVRRQRVLAQR
- a CDS encoding DUF6421 family protein; the protein is MHPPIARQEGSDVTIATPLSTTELAQHPAWLRLKAAATALQPVQSKTGAIEDAAHHDAARAHVAELVAGMRELAPLFPHDAEYLEQSAIDFERWAERGFDVPDHFDSLLHFQPQQHRVDGLQHLVVFPMYTQNGSSNRLVEAVLVEVIWPEFIADLEATDYSNALFVPLRFIDFTAGYDTNSAVLFPETVAMREIPTFTWGAIFQDREAARFRRVVRAAVDVTKLDLPADVAAMLDDQRLTEEVFVMWDLIHDRTHMRGDLPFDPFMIKQRMPFFLYSLEELRCDLTAFRESVAIERRLKAQEVRTDADELLMQRARLVQFAVIFDRIFRFSITGSRVRNYDGLGGQLLFAWLHQRRVLHWTDTQLAFDWDAVPDMVNELGAAIEHLYWRSIDRPKIAHWLAAYELVSATVEPHPASAWKAGDLPLTGAPRELTDLVMDDEFPLSMFFEAFERKMRDVIASTSGITAANA
- a CDS encoding exodeoxyribonuclease III codes for the protein MRVATWNVNSVRTRVGRIVDWLERSDVDVLAMQEIKCRVDQFPYEQFEAAGYHVEAHGTNQWNGVAIASRLPMVDVVRQFDDQPGYANTGEPVVEARAMAATVEGVRLWSLYVPNGRDLGHPHLAYKLEWLRILAEHAKTWQRMPLALMGDFNIAPFDHDVWDIAAFAESTHVSEPEREAFRTFERLGMVDVVRDRAAGYTYWDYKAGRWQKGEGMRIDFVLGTAPFAELVTGARIDSGERAGDAPSDHVPVVVDIDVETELDDDRPMIF
- a CDS encoding DinB family protein, with the protein product MALPLRELYLDALELFTAEALAASDSLGLPSACEGWAIADVVLHLVETQRGNVIAPLTGDVAPIGPTSARADVAAVRAIGVWERTAREAMAAVDACDDDRLPLLYFPTMDLTMHAWDIRWGVARIGLAERLELPESLLAFAEGLPSRVDSDAVRSPVAFADAVPAPAGASRTTAIMAWAGRRV